A segment of the Necator americanus strain Aroian chromosome IV, whole genome shotgun sequence genome:
acatATACTACTACTATACTTTCTGTTCAAAGTACTTCACGTCtcaaataatccagaaaaaaagagtatatTTGAGTGGTTACGATTTTTGCCGTTCGGACCACAACATTAGGTATAAACATGTATCCAAGAGATTACTGtagaactttgaaaagaagacCCCTGAGTTTATTGCGGTACGAAAGAGCGCCCCCAGTAGCACTACGTAGCTTGTTTTCGCGCAGCTATTTCGATGGATGCGTGGGCGCGTCGCTTTGCATGTTGGTGGCGAGTGGGCGGTGGTGACgatggcggcggcggcggcggcagaGTTCAAGTCTGTAGGTGGTCAATCCGGTCGCCATCAAGGACATCGTAGCGAGTTGTCGCCAGCGGCAGCAAGTCATCACATAACAATGACAATCCACGTTGAtacgacacacacacatacacccaCAAAACAATCCGTGATCATTGACCATCGGAAAGAATGGTCAGGATGGCTCGTGACCAGGACGTAACTCACCTATTTGACGTCCTCCTGATATCAGGCCAATCGCAGCGGCTCGTTCGGATTGGGGGAACCATCTGGAACGAGTGGATTATTGCTGGATTCTAGGATGATCTAGCATAAGAAACTTCTACAGTTGTGCTAATTTGGGCTTGTGAGCAGTGCCGAGAATTGAATGagttgaattgaattgaattgaatcgAATCGAATCGAATTGAATTCgttcgaaaaaagagaaaattctccAGAATTCTGCGTTGTTCCCCATAATTGAATTGTGTAAAGAATGATTGTTTCCTTTCCCTTCTCTCATCATTTTCTTATGACGTAATTTAAATTCAGAACGAAATAACATAACAAAGTAATAACAGAACTTTGATTTCATCTGTTCCGCCCACGTGAACCAGAACAAGTTTGTGGTTGCCGCATTGGAGAGAGATTATTTTCGTTTCCCAtacaaattttattaaaatttctttaaatggAAAAGTGCAGTGCAGAATTTCAATCCATCAATCAATACATCTTCAGGGACCGTATACGATCGTTACTTAAGAATTCGGTCACCATTTACCTGGTAATAAGTGAATTACACGCCGGCATTAAACATGCATCCGAAGCGCCGACGGCAATTCTCGCCGCCACCGCGAACCAAAACGATTCAGCGGCGAAAAGCGGAAGGACGAGATTCCCCACACAACACAACAGTAGAGCGACGAATACCTGAACATGGaaatttcctagaaaatcTAAGAATCGACTGAGTTTCACGAATTTCATTCACATACCATCCATTTCCCGTTCAATCGATCTGCCCACATTCCTGTGACCAACGTGAGAAGTGAACCGGCATTTTGTGCGGCTAACACTAGACCTTCCTAAACTTATCCGGATGAGTACGTAAGCTGCATTaggcgatttttttcctatttaagCA
Coding sequences within it:
- a CDS encoding hypothetical protein (NECATOR_CHRIV.G13580.T4), with the protein product MSRLDRSTSLDPPPEKTIFRIDLNEDRPIPSATASVYAPSEAGDLAMPSVLFPSMRLMLAAMLCCCFITLSISSSNLAVALICMTSCPHHGYGGDLKWKTEQEGLVLAAQNAGSLLTLVTGMWADRLNGKWMVFVALLLCCVGNLVLPLFAAESFWFAVAARIAVGASDACLMPACNSLITRWFPQSERAAAIGLISGGRQIGELRPGHEPS